The nucleotide window GATCAGGACGGGCTCTCCGGGCTGGTCCTGCTGGACGTGCCCGACTACGACTCGGTGACCACCGAGCACTCCCTGCAGGTCGACCGCCTGGTGCCCCTGGCCGACATCCTCGTGTGGGTGGTCGACCCCCAGAAGTACGCCGATGCGGCCCTCCACGAGGGCTACCTGCGGGGCCTGGGCGCGCGCGAGGAGGACATGCTCGTCCTGGTCAACCAGATCGACACCCTGCCCGAGAGCGGGCACGAGGCCCTGCTGGCCGACGTGCACTCCCTCCTGGTCCAGGACGGGCTCAGCAGCGTCCAGGTCCTGCCGGTCTCGGCGGTGCGCGGGGACAACCTGGCGCAGGTGCGCACCCTGCTGCGCCAGCGGGTGGCCCGCGAGTCCAACGCCGCGCGCACCGCCTCGGCCGAGCTCGACGCCATCGCCCTGCGCCTGCGGCCCACGGCCGCCGAGCACAGCGTGGACCTCGACCCGGCCGCCGCCCAGGAGACCACCACCGCCCTGCTGCGCGCCTCGGGAGCCCAGGCCGTGGAGGACTCGGTGCGCTCCAGCCTCGCGCGGGTCCTGCCCCGCGCCCTGGCCCGCCCCGAGCCCCCCGCGCGCAGCGCCGTGGTGGCCGCGCACGCCCAGTGGGTCAACCGCACCTCCGAAGGGCTGCCGCGCCCCTGGGCCTCCAGCCTGGAGGAGGACGTCATGACCTCCGAGCGCCTGGCCGCCCAGACCGCCGAGGCCGTCAGCTCGGTGCCCCTGCCCCGTCACCGTGAGCCACTCATCGACCTGCTGTGGTGGGGAGGTGTCGGCCTGGTCCTGGCGGGCCTGGGCTGGCTCGTCGCCGTCCTGGCGGGTGTGGTGGGAGGCCTCATCGTGCCCCCGGTGCTCATCGCCCTAGGCGTGGTGGCCGCCGTGGTGGCCATGCTCCGACGCCGTGTGCGGGCCAACCGGGAGGCGGACCACTACGGCGAGCAGGTGCGCGGCCGCGTGGCCGCAGTGGTGGAGCGGGGGCTGTGCCTGCCTGCCTCCAAGGTCCTGGACAAGCACCGGCTCCTGCAGTCCGCGCTGAGCCGGTGACGGCACCGCGCCGCTGAGCCTCGTGGCCCGCCGACTACCCGGGTAGTCGGCGGGCCACGAGGCTCAGGCGCATGATTCCGGGGGCAGCCGGGCACCACAGGTGCCCCGAATGCAGGCCTTGTCCACAGGGCCGGTGGCATCCCGTGCGCGCGACGGCGGTGGGCGCGCACGGTAGGGCGCAGGGGCCGGCACGGTGCCGGCCCACCCGACCAAGGAGCACCGCCATGACACGTCAGCTCGACCTCACCGTCCAGGGGGTTGTCGGCACCCACCCCCTCCTGTCCCGCGTGGGCAGCAGGAACCGCCCCTACTGCCGCTTCCGGGTGGCCGTCACCCCCACCTACCGCACCGACCAGGGCTGGCACAACGGTGAGACCATGTGGTTCACCGCCAAGGCCTGGGGGCAGCTCGCGGAGAACATCAGCCGCTCCATGCGCAAGGGCGACCCCGTCCTGCTCTCCGGGCGCCTGACCGAGGACACCTGGGACTCCGGCAGCGGGGAGCGCACCAGCAATGTCATCGTCCTGCAGTCCGCCGGCCACGACCTCACGCGCGGCGAGACCCGCTTCATGCGGATCAAGCCGGCGCCGGCCACTGAGGACGGCCGCACCGAGGCCACCGGTCAGGCCGCGGCCGCGCAGGCGGTCGGGCCGGACCACGACGCCGCCGGCTCGGCCCCAGCCGAGGCCGGCGCCGTGAGCGCCACCGGCACCGCGGCAAGCGCCGGCTCGGCGGGATCACCGGCCACGCCCGACGCGGCCCCCTGGGCCCCGGAGCCCGACTGGCGGGCCGACGCCCAGGGCGCAGAGCCGCACCGCGCCGAGACGGTCGGTGCTGAGGCCGGCAGCGCTACCGGCAGTGCTGAGGCCGACAGTGCCGAGCAGGCCGGTGCCGAGGTGGACCCGGACCCTCGCGGTCAGGGCCCTGGGAGTCCTGTGGCGCTGGTGACCGTCCCCCAGCCGGGCTACCACCGGTCGGCCGACTACGTGGTGGTCGACGAGCTGCCCGAGCCCGCCTTCTGAGCGGTCCGCGCTCGCGGGACCCAGTCTCAGCAGGGGTGAGGGGATCGGATGCGCCGTCCTGGCCCTACCGACGGCGTTGGCCTCAGCACTCGTGGCGGTCCCGGTGCCCGCGAAGGAGTCAGTGCTCGTGGAGGAGGTGGTCGAGGTCGGCCGGGTGGGGGACCCGGAGCACCTCGATGAGCATCCTCGTAGTGTGCTCGGCCGCGCTGGCGCCGTCGGGCAGGAGCCTGCTCATCGCCTCCCCGCTCTGCCAGCCGCCCTGCCAGCCCAGGTCCTCCAGCGCCCGGCACTGGCTGCGGCCCAGCAGCGCCCGGCCCCGGGCGTCCCAGGTGGGGGCCGCCAGCTGGACGCCGTCGCCGCGCCCCACCAGCACCACGCCCGGGGGCTCGGGGGAGACCCCGGCCGGCCCATGGCCGCGACGACGCAGCAGGCCACGGCCTCGGGGCAGATCCTCCGGGTCGGCCACCACGGCGGGCGCGGTCAGCAGCACCGTGGCGCCACTGGTGGCCCCCGGGGTGGAGCGGGGGCGACAGGCCTCCTCCAGGAAGTCTCCCAGGGAGGGGGTGAAGCGGGCCCAGGAGCCCAGGTCCACGCGGGAGGCGAAGGAATCGGCGCCATGGGGCTGGTGGGGAGCGATCGGCGGCTGACTCATGGCCCTCACAGTAGTCCCGGACCAGACGGCCGCCGGCCGCTCGCCGCACCCGGCCCTGGTCGGGGCACGGGAAGGTTGCAGTGCGCCGATCGGCGTACCCCACAGCCCCGCAGGGCGTGTCACAACCACGGAATCGGCGGCACGCCGCATACCGTGAGCAGGAGCCCGGGTGCCGCGCCCGGGAACTTCCCGGGACCTGCCCGGGAGCGCAGTCAGGGGAGCAGCCAGCCGATGATCCGCTTCGATCACGTCTCCAAGGTCTACAAGCGAGGGGCGCGTCCTGCGCTCGATGAGGTCGACATCACCGTCGAGCGCGACGAGTTCGTCTTCCTCGTGGGCGCCTCGGGATCGGGCAAGTCCACCTTCCTGCGCCTGGCGCTGCGCGAGGAGCGCCCCACCTCTGGCAAGGTCCACGTCCTGGGCCGCGACCTGTCCCAGGTCTCCTCCTGGAAGGTCCCCCAGCTGCGCCGCGAGATGGGCTTCGTCTTCCAGGACTTCCGGCTGCTGGAGAGCAAGAGCGTCCTGGAGAACGTCGCCCTGGCCTCCCAGGTCATCGGCAAGCCCCGCCACTACATTCTGTCCGCCGTGCCCGAGGCCCTGGACCTCGTGGGCCTGGCGGGCAAGGAGAAGCGCCTGCCCCACGAGCTCTCCGGCGGGGAGCAGCAGCGCGTGGCCATCGCCCGCGCCATGGTCAACCGGCCCAAGCTCCTCATGGCCGACGAGCCCACCG belongs to Actinomyces capricornis and includes:
- a CDS encoding single-stranded DNA-binding protein, encoding MTRQLDLTVQGVVGTHPLLSRVGSRNRPYCRFRVAVTPTYRTDQGWHNGETMWFTAKAWGQLAENISRSMRKGDPVLLSGRLTEDTWDSGSGERTSNVIVLQSAGHDLTRGETRFMRIKPAPATEDGRTEATGQAAAAQAVGPDHDAAGSAPAEAGAVSATGTAASAGSAGSPATPDAAPWAPEPDWRADAQGAEPHRAETVGAEAGSATGSAEADSAEQAGAEVDPDPRGQGPGSPVALVTVPQPGYHRSADYVVVDELPEPAF
- a CDS encoding TY-Chap domain-containing protein is translated as MSQPPIAPHQPHGADSFASRVDLGSWARFTPSLGDFLEEACRPRSTPGATSGATVLLTAPAVVADPEDLPRGRGLLRRRGHGPAGVSPEPPGVVLVGRGDGVQLAAPTWDARGRALLGRSQCRALEDLGWQGGWQSGEAMSRLLPDGASAAEHTTRMLIEVLRVPHPADLDHLLHEH
- the ftsE gene encoding cell division ATP-binding protein FtsE → MIRFDHVSKVYKRGARPALDEVDITVERDEFVFLVGASGSGKSTFLRLALREERPTSGKVHVLGRDLSQVSSWKVPQLRREMGFVFQDFRLLESKSVLENVALASQVIGKPRHYILSAVPEALDLVGLAGKEKRLPHELSGGEQQRVAIARAMVNRPKLLMADEPTGNLDPSTSVGIMRLLDRINRQGTTVVMATHDDEIVDQMRKRVIELKAGKVVRDQDRGVYGSDR
- a CDS encoding GTPase, giving the protein MTQPDTTSPVPSPATSPRILDAAHLEQRLNGIRRALEACPTEVPASLSIPAHETLDAVAERLDLGVDHTVVALFGGTGSGKSSLFNALTELDFADVGARRPTTSRAAACTWGDDAGALLDFLGVSTERRIRRDSLLDASDQDGLSGLVLLDVPDYDSVTTEHSLQVDRLVPLADILVWVVDPQKYADAALHEGYLRGLGAREEDMLVLVNQIDTLPESGHEALLADVHSLLVQDGLSSVQVLPVSAVRGDNLAQVRTLLRQRVARESNAARTASAELDAIALRLRPTAAEHSVDLDPAAAQETTTALLRASGAQAVEDSVRSSLARVLPRALARPEPPARSAVVAAHAQWVNRTSEGLPRPWASSLEEDVMTSERLAAQTAEAVSSVPLPRHREPLIDLLWWGGVGLVLAGLGWLVAVLAGVVGGLIVPPVLIALGVVAAVVAMLRRRVRANREADHYGEQVRGRVAAVVERGLCLPASKVLDKHRLLQSALSR